The region ACAGGCTGATTGCAGACATGCCTGACAAAATGCCGGTATCCTATGCCTTAAGCGGTACCCACCTGGTTCGTTCGATCAAGAATCGCAAACCGTTTAAGCGGTCTGTTCTAATTGTTCCCGCTGTTGCCAAAGATATTGCCGGCTATGATCTCAAGGTGCTGAAAGGCTTGTCGGACAGCCAGATTTCAGGAGCAACCCAAGAAGCAAATATGCTTTTACTGTTCGACCCTGTTGCCCTGACCGTTGCGGTTCCTACAAAAGAAGGCCGGCATTCAAGCCACTTCTTGGCCGTAAAAAGCCCGGACCCGACCGGTGCTGATCAGGCAACATCAGCGCCTCAAACCACAGCACGCATTCAAGATACGGGTTTTGCGGCCGGCGACTACAGAATCCCGCTGCAAAGGCTGCTGGCAAACTCGCCCAACCTGTCCCTGGCATTGCTGCCCGGAGCATCCATTGAGGATCTTTATTTCATCGGGCATATTTTTTCCGTCTATGGATGCCCCGGCGTTATATTGCCTGACAGGTTCGCGGGCGCGTCGGAGTTTGTCGATTATTTTCTAAACAATTATCTTTCGGCATCCGCGCAGGCTGCCATGGAAACCGCCCGGGCGCTGTCCGGCGGAAAGCAGCGCTGGCTCCAGTTGGGTTTTAAAGGTATGACGCCCGCGGAGTCGGAGGCGTTTTCCAGGAACTATTTTGCCCGCTACGTTCAAAACGGCCAGGAGGCACTTGAAAACAATCTTCCGGACAGGGCGCTTTTACTGTTTGAAAATGCGATCCAAATTGCCCAAAATCTGGAGCAGTTCCGCCAATACCTTGCCCCCCTTTATAATTTTGGCCGCGACAGCGCGGCAACGGCAGGCAAACAGCAAAAGGCACTTGAATACGCAAATGCGGTCGTGACGCTCATGGCCGCGCAGGATCCTGATTCAGAACAACACGCCCGAGCACTCCTGATGCTCGGCAGCGTCCACGCTCAGTTTGAACAGTATGAAAAAGCTGTTCCGTATATAGAGAAGGCTGTAAGCATTCTGGCGGATTTGAAATTAGAGCCGGACCAGATCGAAGCCTTGGCCGGCCTTGCCGTGGTTTTGGCAAATGCCACCGAATACGACCGGGCGCTGCTTCATTTGCAAGCGGCCGTATCGTTGAGCAAAGTTGTAAACCAGAATGAATTGCTGGCAAGACATTATACAAGCATCGGCGGGATATACGATCGCGGCTTGAACCAGTATGCCCTGGCGATCAAGAACTACAACAAGGCCCTGTCCATCCATCGTGAGACCGGCGACACGGCCGGCAGCGCCCGGATGCTTCTTAGCACCGGCCGGTGCTATCGATTGATGGGAAATTTCCTCGAGGCTAAATCGCTTTATCAACAGGCCCTTGGACTCATCGATGCGGATCATGAGAACATCCACCTAAAGACGCAAATCCTGTTTGAGCAGGCCAACCTGGCCTGGTTTCAGGCCCGCTATGACGAAGCCTTCAAGCTGCAGCGTACCTGCTACACGCTTTCAAGACAGCACGGCTGGCCCCTGATGCAAACCTTGGCGTTGAATACATCGGGCCTGATATGGTGGACCTTGGGGAACCATCAAAAGGCTCTGGCAGAACTCGAAAAGGCGCTTGCCGACGGCCGCAATCTGATGGTCCCGGATGACGAGATCGCCAATATCATCCACAATACCGGACTGGTATATCGCGAAATGGGACGGTACAAGGAGGCCCTGGATGCCTTTGATCAGGCCCTTGAGATCGATACCCGGCTCAAATCCCGGTGGGCGGTTGCTTACGATCTGCGCAACAAAGCGCTCACCTATTTGAGAATGGGTCAAGCGGACACATCCATGCCGCTGTTTGAGAGGGCTGCGGCCGAGGCCGGGTCGATCGGCAACCGGGTGAATGAGGCCAAAGCGCTTTTAGGTTTAGGGGATGCCCATTTGGCAACCGGAAATCAGCGTGAAGCTGAAAAAGCGTTTAATGACGCCTTGGCTCTGTCACGGTCCATGGCCCTGCGCGAGACCGAGTGGCGATCGCTGTATGGCCTGGCAAAATTGCGTCTGGCGGCAAACAAAAGGCAAGAAGCGATACCATTGCTGGTCGAGGCCATAAATATTATTGAGAACGTTCGCGCCGATATTAAAATCGACCAGCTAAAGGAAAGTTTTATTGATAATAAGCTTTCCGTATACGAAACGCTGGTTGCTCTGCTGGCCGATATGGGTAAGGTCGTGGAAGCCTTTGAGATGGCCGAACGCTCCCGGGCCAGAAACTTTGTCGATCTTTTGGGCAACCAGCGACTTTCCTTAAGCGGGACGATTGCTCAGCAGCTTTACGACCGCCAGATGTTGATCAAGTCAAAGATCCAGGAACATGAGGCCCTGCTGGCCCAAAGCACGGAAGAAGCAGACCGCAATATGTACAGGCAGGCGCTTGAAAAGCTGAGCGGCGATTACAATGATGTCATGCTGGATATTCAGGCCGAAAATCCGCAGTTAAGTTCGATGATCGCCGTTGAACCGCTCAAGGCCGATAAACTTCTTGCCGTACTGGAAAAAGATGTCGCCCTGCTGGCCTATTATGTGCTGCCTGATGAAATTTTTTGCTGGATTATCAGGCCCCAGGGGATTACGCTTGCCAGGACGCCGCTTGGCAGGGATACCTTGGGCCGGTCAATTCTTGAATACCGTCGAAGGATTCAAAATATAGAACCTTTGGAGGATCAGTCCGGGGAATTGTTTAACTGGCTGCTGGCGCCGGTTGCAGGCGGCCTGAACGGCGTCAAGACACTCGGCATAATTCCTCACGGACCGTTGCATTACCTTTCCTTTGCAACCTTGTCCGATGGAAGCGGTTATCTGATCGACCGGTATGCGCTGTTTTACCTGCCCAGCGCCAGTGTACTCGACTATACCTTGAAAAAAAGAATCCGTGCCAAACAGCTCCGCGTGCTTGCAATTGGAAATCCCGATTTGGAAAACCCGGCGTTTGAGCTGCCCTTTGCGGAACACGAGGTGGCGTCAATTCAATGGAATTTTCCGAGCATCACGCTTTTGACCAAGGACAAGGCTACGGAAAGCTGGGTAGTGAACAACATTGAAAAATTCGGCATCATTCATATGGCCTCGCACGGTGAATTCAATCCTGTGAATCCGCTTTTTTCAGCCGTGAAGTTGTCAAGGGACCAGAATACGGACGGCAACCTGGAAGCGGCTGAAATTTTCGGCCTTAAAATCAACGCCGACGTGGTGGTGTTAAGCGCCTGTCAGACCGGGCTGGGCAAGGTGACCGGCGGGGATGATGTGATCGGACTGAACCGGGCTTTCTTCTACGCCGGAACCCATACGATTGTGTCGAGCCTGTGGCGGGTCAGCGATATCGCCACGGCGGTTTTGATCAAACAGTTTTATCGCCAATATGTCCGCCACAACAAAGCCGACAGTTTAAGACTGGCCGCTTTGCATGTCAAGCAAAGGCATCCCCATCCGAGCTACTGGGGTGCGTTCACCCTGGTTGGGGATTATTATTAATATGTTATCATATTCCTGTCAAAAGGAGGAAACTAATGGCGCTGATTACGATTTCTTACAGTATGGGGACCGACGGTCTGGTGATTGCCCGCCGGGCTGCAGACAAACTCGGTCTTGAGCTTTACGACGACCAGAAACTCCAGGATATGGTGCTTGAACTGGGTATTCGGTCTGAAGAGGTTAAAGGCTTGGGCGAGAAAGAACCCGGATTTTTCGACCGCCTTTTGAACCGCAAACCTGATATTTATTTAAGTTTTATGGATTCAATCGTCTATTCGGTCGCACAGAAGGGCCATGGAGTGATTGTAGGGCACGGGAGCCAGACACTGCTCCAGGATTTCGGGTGTGCCATGCACGTGCTTATTCATAACAAAATCGAAACTCGTATTAAGAACCTTGTGGAAACTCACAAGATAGACCATGAAGCCGCTCAAAAGATGATTCTTAAAAGCGACAACACCTTAAAAGGATTCTTCCGTTTCGCGTATCAACGTGATTGGAATGATCCCTCTCTTTACGACCTGGTGTTAAATACCGAAAAAATGGGCAGCGAGCCGGCGGCCGGCATTATCATCGAGGCGGCCCGGTCCGAAGAAATGAAAGCCTGCAGCCTGACGGCAATCGACGCCATGAAGCGGCTTTCCCTGGCCAAAAAGATAGAAGCTGAATTGATGAAAAACGACCTGTTCGTATACAACCTGAATATTGACGTTTTGGAAGACGGTGTCGTCAATATCACCGGAACGGCGCTAACGACTGAAAGAAAAAATCGCGTTCTGCGGGTTGTCAAAGCGGTGCCCGGGGTTTCGCAGGTCAAGATGTCCCTGTTTGTGCGATCTGCAAGCTGGTAATCCTGCCGCAGTTCAAGCTATTGTTGTATCAGCCGATTCCGAGCCTGGTTCCAGCGAACCCATTCGTCCAGATCCTTGGCAATGTCAAAGCGAAAGGGTTTTGCGGCGCTGCCGTCCGGCTGGATGTTAATCTGCTGCAAGGCGCCGACGATATAGGTCCACTCTTCCATGGATACGGGATGGGGGCCTTCCACAGGATGAGGTCCTGCTATCTTGGCCGGTTTTTCGAGTTTGGCTGTTGTCTCTGCGGTGCCGGTATCCTTGCGCTTGCTTACGGCGACCTCACCCTTATATACTTTCAGCACGGCCGAATTGTCCGCGTTCACGTTCATCCTGAAATCCGTACCGCGCACTCCGGCCACCGATGTCTTGGTGGTAATTTCAAAACGTCCCTTTGAACCGGAAAACTTAGGGACGTTGGCCCAGGTCTTGCCAAGGATTATGTTGACATCAATATCCTTTTTTTGTGTTTTTTGGTCATAGGCAACAGCTTCAAGCACAAAAGTGGTCTTTTCATCAAAACGGACAACGCTCTTATCCGGCATGGTTATTTCTATTCTGGATTTAATTTCAGTGGTGACACGGTCTCCCCGGGATAAACGCTCTTGCTTGGATAAGGTTTTGGGGGTTTTCATCCCCTGCCTTAATACCGAGGCGCGCCCTTCAAGCAGTGTCACCACAGCGCTTCCGTTATCCATTTCAATCTTTACAGCCTTGTTTTGGGCCGGCAGAGGATAGGATGCCGAAACCAGAAGCAACAGTGTAACCGCAAAAAGTTTTTTAGCAAAATTCATTTCAGTTGTTCTTCACTCGGACGGGCCGGAATTAAACATGGCCCTAACCCGAATTTTTCACGAGCTTGAGACGTTCATTTGCAAGGCATCAAAGGCGCAGTCGTAGTAGTCTACTGCAAGCCCTTGATAACACAGCAAATGGGCGTCTCAAGCTCGCCCGACTTGTTGGGTCGTCTTGTCCGGCGTAGCTCGAAGAGCGAAGCCTGAAGCTGAAAGCGAAGCCCAAAGGGTGAAAATTTTTAAGAAATAATAAATCAATATTGTGGGACAAAGTGTAACCTTGTCGTTTTAAATAAAATTATAGACAATAACCTGTTTTTCAATAATAAATAAAATTTTCTTAAAAATTTTCATGAAATATCCGGGCTAAAAAGATTACGTATATACAAAATCAGCTTTTAAATTACTCATATCACAAAAGGGAAAAAAATCAAATTTAGACTTGGTTATAGGACTTCGTTGCCATCGGATTTGCCAGGGCGCTATAAGACCAAATGGGGAACTTCATTTTATAAAAGAGCAACAGTAGTCCGTAAGACTTTTAACTTTCAGGCTGAATTTGGATTGGGCAGGTACTTCAAATACCTCTCCGCCTTTTATCGTTTTCCATCCGCTCGCACCTGTCAGCAACACTTCAAGGTCACCGCTAATAATTTCCATGATCTCCTTGTCGGCAGTGTTGAATTCGTACTCCCCGGGGAGCATGATGCCGAGCGTTTTTTTCGACCCGTCCGGAAAAATCAAAGAGCGGCTGGTGACCTTGCCGCCAAAATAAACATTTGCTTTTTTAGTTACCGTTACATTCTTGAATTCTGACATGGGTTATTCCTCCAATTTGGGTAGCAGCTTTATTAACGGACTTTGTGTTTGCGTTTTTGCACTGAAAAACCGAAGCGTCCGACGCAGCGCCCTAGAGCGAAATACTGCCCATGAG is a window of Candidatus Desulfatibia profunda DNA encoding:
- a CDS encoding FecR domain-containing protein; translated protein: MNFAKKLFAVTLLLLVSASYPLPAQNKAVKIEMDNGSAVVTLLEGRASVLRQGMKTPKTLSKQERLSRGDRVTTEIKSRIEITMPDKSVVRFDEKTTFVLEAVAYDQKTQKKDIDVNIILGKTWANVPKFSGSKGRFEITTKTSVAGVRGTDFRMNVNADNSAVLKVYKGEVAVSKRKDTGTAETTAKLEKPAKIAGPHPVEGPHPVSMEEWTYIVGALQQINIQPDGSAAKPFRFDIAKDLDEWVRWNQARNRLIQQ
- a CDS encoding cytidylate kinase family protein, with the translated sequence MALITISYSMGTDGLVIARRAADKLGLELYDDQKLQDMVLELGIRSEEVKGLGEKEPGFFDRLLNRKPDIYLSFMDSIVYSVAQKGHGVIVGHGSQTLLQDFGCAMHVLIHNKIETRIKNLVETHKIDHEAAQKMILKSDNTLKGFFRFAYQRDWNDPSLYDLVLNTEKMGSEPAAGIIIEAARSEEMKACSLTAIDAMKRLSLAKKIEAELMKNDLFVYNLNIDVLEDGVVNITGTALTTERKNRVLRVVKAVPGVSQVKMSLFVRSASW
- a CDS encoding pyrimidine/purine nucleoside phosphorylase, with the translated sequence MSEFKNVTVTKKANVYFGGKVTSRSLIFPDGSKKTLGIMLPGEYEFNTADKEIMEIISGDLEVLLTGASGWKTIKGGEVFEVPAQSKFSLKVKSLTDYCCSFIK
- a CDS encoding CHAT domain-containing protein, with the translated sequence MGFGQLVPAETAVREQLAEFPANKPVADKDVYGVSLLYHRAGQLAAARGKLAEAFEHFRYSADLSLRMQNPVSTAVNVTNMASLLAMMPPETPGLIRCGHALEVLDIKTTQLLAQNPFVGGKPVAARYHNKMGVYDINLPQRPAGNLESAVLRARALQKAALHFESGLKLLEQEQYLHDRETLALLAALHLNMAGAALNFGETKKAAAHFESARAISRRGLLPELEWRALAGLGRLPEALDVLDTVTLLRAGCGSGEIMAAFGTLVADLARAGNAEAAFNLSERLSELERFNRLAPVVGELQAQGNDPFSRAIFRKLYPKLERIQNLRTKISRTKGEQKQYLLEELNRESRLVEEKLGKDHQMLPDEIRRLQDNQTRETILMLLGLGVQAEETADLVAETADTDKSTNLLKTYNDLIERYQQVRKAAILARPEETSADILTFFGPEPATAADVMKHLPADGKLIRLVATADNVPGYIVFEITPGTIGVTFETLRPETLKRLIPSDEGVCYVGYEAVHRLIADMPDKMPVSYALSGTHLVRSIKNRKPFKRSVLIVPAVAKDIAGYDLKVLKGLSDSQISGATQEANMLLLFDPVALTVAVPTKEGRHSSHFLAVKSPDPTGADQATSAPQTTARIQDTGFAAGDYRIPLQRLLANSPNLSLALLPGASIEDLYFIGHIFSVYGCPGVILPDRFAGASEFVDYFLNNYLSASAQAAMETARALSGGKQRWLQLGFKGMTPAESEAFSRNYFARYVQNGQEALENNLPDRALLLFENAIQIAQNLEQFRQYLAPLYNFGRDSAATAGKQQKALEYANAVVTLMAAQDPDSEQHARALLMLGSVHAQFEQYEKAVPYIEKAVSILADLKLEPDQIEALAGLAVVLANATEYDRALLHLQAAVSLSKVVNQNELLARHYTSIGGIYDRGLNQYALAIKNYNKALSIHRETGDTAGSARMLLSTGRCYRLMGNFLEAKSLYQQALGLIDADHENIHLKTQILFEQANLAWFQARYDEAFKLQRTCYTLSRQHGWPLMQTLALNTSGLIWWTLGNHQKALAELEKALADGRNLMVPDDEIANIIHNTGLVYREMGRYKEALDAFDQALEIDTRLKSRWAVAYDLRNKALTYLRMGQADTSMPLFERAAAEAGSIGNRVNEAKALLGLGDAHLATGNQREAEKAFNDALALSRSMALRETEWRSLYGLAKLRLAANKRQEAIPLLVEAINIIENVRADIKIDQLKESFIDNKLSVYETLVALLADMGKVVEAFEMAERSRARNFVDLLGNQRLSLSGTIAQQLYDRQMLIKSKIQEHEALLAQSTEEADRNMYRQALEKLSGDYNDVMLDIQAENPQLSSMIAVEPLKADKLLAVLEKDVALLAYYVLPDEIFCWIIRPQGITLARTPLGRDTLGRSILEYRRRIQNIEPLEDQSGELFNWLLAPVAGGLNGVKTLGIIPHGPLHYLSFATLSDGSGYLIDRYALFYLPSASVLDYTLKKRIRAKQLRVLAIGNPDLENPAFELPFAEHEVASIQWNFPSITLLTKDKATESWVVNNIEKFGIIHMASHGEFNPVNPLFSAVKLSRDQNTDGNLEAAEIFGLKINADVVVLSACQTGLGKVTGGDDVIGLNRAFFYAGTHTIVSSLWRVSDIATAVLIKQFYRQYVRHNKADSLRLAALHVKQRHPHPSYWGAFTLVGDYY